Proteins encoded together in one Pseudoroseomonas cervicalis window:
- a CDS encoding cytochrome c, whose translation MKRFLFACALSLPVLAALPAAPPAWAQGDVIATRKEGLKRMGGEMEAIKGILDRGEAVGPVAARAEAMAAFFQTLPNLFPPGSDQGDTRARATVWSERAGFETAAANMVTALGRLQQAAASGDAGATATAFREAGATCGACHRAYRSR comes from the coding sequence ATGAAGCGTTTCCTGTTCGCCTGCGCCCTGTCCCTGCCCGTGCTGGCTGCCCTGCCGGCCGCCCCGCCCGCCTGGGCCCAGGGCGACGTCATCGCCACCCGCAAGGAAGGGCTGAAGCGCATGGGCGGCGAGATGGAGGCCATCAAGGGCATCCTCGACCGCGGCGAGGCGGTCGGGCCGGTGGCGGCGCGCGCCGAGGCGATGGCCGCCTTCTTCCAGACCCTGCCCAACCTCTTCCCGCCCGGCAGCGACCAGGGCGACACCCGCGCCCGCGCCACCGTCTGGTCGGAGCGCGCCGGCTTCGAGACCGCCGCCGCCAACATGGTCACGGCGCTGGGCAGGCTGCAGCAGGCGGCGGCCAGCGGCGATGCCGGCGCCACCGCCACCGCCTTCCGCGAGGCCGGCGCCACCTGCGGCGCCTGCCACCGCGCCTACCGCTCCCGCTGA
- a CDS encoding adenine phosphoribosyltransferase, translating to MDLKAHIRGIPDFPKPGILFYDISTLLRHGPAWKAAMGRLAAIVKPHRPTLLAGIESRGFLIAAPLALELGLGFIMLRKPRKLPGATIGYDYDLEYGKDRIEIQADAVKPGDRVVLLDDLLATGGTMAAGIHLLRKAGAEVPLAAALIELTFLNGRARLDVPVETLVAYDD from the coding sequence TTGGACCTGAAGGCGCATATCCGCGGCATCCCGGATTTCCCGAAGCCCGGCATCCTGTTCTACGACATCTCCACCCTGCTGCGGCACGGGCCCGCCTGGAAGGCGGCGATGGGCCGGCTGGCCGCGATCGTGAAGCCGCACCGCCCGACCCTGCTGGCCGGCATCGAGAGCCGCGGCTTCCTGATCGCGGCGCCGCTGGCGCTCGAGCTCGGCCTCGGCTTCATCATGCTGCGCAAGCCGCGCAAGCTGCCGGGCGCCACCATCGGCTATGATTACGACCTCGAATACGGCAAGGACCGGATCGAGATCCAGGCGGATGCGGTGAAGCCGGGCGACCGCGTGGTGCTGCTGGACGATCTGCTGGCCACCGGCGGCACCATGGCCGCCGGCATCCACCTGCTGCGCAAGGCGGGCGCCGAGGTGCCGCTGGCCGCCGCCCTGATCGAGCTGACCTTCCTGAACGGCCGCGCGCGGCTCGACGTGCCGGTCGAGACGCTGGTCGCCTATGACGACTGA
- a CDS encoding TorF family putative porin → MKPHLALATALSLSIPLLALPAAAQTEIESLGLTVTATPSVSSDYLFRGISQTRNRPAIQLTLDAQHESGFYVGAFASNVTFPGSNARQELDVLAGYRFELAGVSLDLGGVYYTYPGYDTPTGSYDYNYFEAILKGSYTLDPVKFVGTVAWSPNFYFETGSAVYVEGGADISLPFDFTLAGRVGYQWIEKNTRYGAPDYTNWSIAVTREIVGGFMLTVGYYDTDVSKSECFAGAKFCDARAMVTLSRAF, encoded by the coding sequence ATGAAGCCGCATCTCGCGCTTGCCACTGCCTTGTCCTTGAGCATTCCGCTGCTGGCCTTGCCGGCCGCGGCGCAGACCGAGATCGAAAGCCTGGGGCTGACGGTCACCGCCACCCCCTCGGTGTCGAGCGACTATCTGTTCCGCGGCATCTCGCAGACGCGCAACCGCCCGGCCATCCAGCTGACCCTGGATGCGCAGCATGAGAGCGGGTTCTATGTCGGCGCCTTCGCCAGCAACGTCACCTTCCCCGGCAGCAATGCCCGGCAGGAGCTGGACGTGCTGGCCGGCTACCGCTTCGAGCTGGCGGGCGTCAGCCTCGACCTGGGCGGCGTCTACTACACCTATCCGGGCTATGACACGCCGACGGGCAGCTACGACTACAATTACTTCGAGGCGATCCTGAAGGGCAGCTACACGCTGGACCCGGTGAAGTTCGTCGGCACCGTCGCCTGGTCGCCCAATTTCTACTTCGAGACCGGCTCGGCCGTGTATGTCGAGGGCGGCGCCGATATCAGCCTGCCCTTCGACTTCACCCTGGCCGGCCGCGTCGGCTACCAGTGGATCGAGAAGAACACGCGCTATGGCGCGCCCGACTACACCAACTGGTCGATCGCGGTGACGCGCGAGATCGTCGGCGGCTTCATGCTGACCGTCGGCTATTACGACACCGACGTCTCGAAATCCGAGTGCTTCGCCGGCGCCAAGTTCTGCGACGCCCGCGCCATGGTGACGCTGAGCCGCGCCTTCTGA
- a CDS encoding LysM peptidoglycan-binding domain-containing protein has protein sequence MDQKRAGLLALLAVAGCAALGSTAWWLGRAPRPAGEARALPAPATGAAPAATAPAAAAAPAAAAAPSAPSFDIARIGARGNAVVAGRAAPGAEVSLQDNGRELGRARADARGEWVILPAEPLAPGGHELSLQAQNEGVTQQGRDTVVVLVPEPEAPRPRLADSRATAPRAADPAPAGSAAPDAAQPAAPGPVAILLPAPGSDAAPRLLQGEPAPGAAAPAAAPSGSAAPGQAAATSGATAAPAAGVSSGALGLDVVDYEEGGAMRFAGRAPGGAAVRLYVDGAHAGDSRADAEGRWTLTPEAVPAPGLHTLRVEQIGPRGQVAARLELPFQREAAPEAAAPGQMTVQPGHSLWRIARGTYGRGTRYTVIYRANRDQIRDPHRIYPGQIFTLPPG, from the coding sequence ATGGATCAGAAACGCGCCGGTCTGCTGGCATTGCTGGCGGTGGCGGGCTGCGCCGCGCTGGGCAGCACCGCCTGGTGGCTGGGCCGCGCGCCGCGCCCGGCCGGGGAGGCGCGCGCCCTGCCGGCGCCGGCCACCGGGGCCGCCCCCGCCGCGACGGCCCCCGCGGCCGCCGCCGCCCCGGCCGCCGCCGCCGCGCCCTCCGCCCCCAGCTTCGACATCGCCCGCATCGGCGCCCGCGGCAATGCGGTGGTCGCCGGCCGCGCCGCGCCGGGGGCCGAGGTCTCGCTGCAGGACAATGGGCGCGAGCTGGGCCGGGCGCGCGCCGATGCGCGCGGCGAATGGGTGATCCTGCCGGCCGAGCCGCTGGCCCCCGGCGGCCATGAGCTGTCGCTGCAGGCGCAGAATGAGGGCGTGACCCAGCAGGGCCGCGACACGGTGGTGGTGCTGGTGCCCGAGCCCGAGGCGCCGCGCCCGCGCCTGGCCGACAGCCGCGCCACCGCCCCGCGCGCCGCCGATCCCGCCCCCGCCGGAAGCGCCGCGCCGGATGCGGCGCAGCCCGCCGCGCCGGGGCCGGTCGCCATCCTGCTGCCGGCGCCGGGCAGCGACGCCGCGCCGCGCCTGCTGCAGGGCGAGCCGGCGCCGGGCGCCGCCGCGCCGGCCGCCGCCCCCTCCGGCAGCGCCGCGCCGGGCCAGGCGGCGGCGACATCGGGCGCCACCGCCGCGCCGGCGGCCGGGGTGTCGAGCGGCGCGCTCGGCCTCGACGTGGTGGATTACGAGGAAGGCGGCGCCATGCGCTTCGCCGGCCGCGCCCCTGGCGGGGCGGCGGTGCGGCTTTATGTCGACGGCGCCCATGCCGGCGATTCGCGCGCCGATGCCGAGGGCCGCTGGACCCTGACGCCCGAGGCGGTGCCCGCCCCCGGCCTGCACACGCTGCGGGTCGAGCAGATCGGGCCGCGCGGCCAGGTCGCCGCCCGGCTGGAGCTGCCCTTCCAGCGCGAGGCGGCGCCGGAGGCCGCGGCGCCCGGGCAGATGACGGTGCAGCCCGGCCACAGCCTGTGGCGCATCGCCCGCGGCACCTATGGCCGCGGCACGCGCTACACCGTGATCTACCGCGCCAATCGCGACCAGATCCGCGATCCGCACCGCATCTATCCGGGGCAGATCTTCACCCTGCCGCCGGGCTGA
- a CDS encoding TRAP transporter substrate-binding protein, with translation MQHLSRRTLLAAGAAGALASGLHGRAAQAQTRWQFATPYPDGNFHTRNVRQFVEEAQQASAGRLQIQLHTNAALLKMPEIRRGVQTGQVQLGEILISAYGNEDPFFELDGIPQLVTSYAQARKLAELSRPYIEARLKRTGITLLYMVPWPPSGFYTNFPVDTIEALRGNKMRTFSAATNRFATLVGATPTLVQAAEVAQAFATGVVNSMVTSAATGVDVQAWDFAKFFTPIGFTWTKNAVFVQSRAFEALPAELRESILAAARTAETRGWEMSEAEQAAREKILADRGMTVNQPSEALKEGMAKVSETMVQEWLAKAGEDGRKLIEAYRAA, from the coding sequence ATGCAACATCTCTCGCGCCGCACCCTGCTGGCGGCCGGCGCCGCCGGCGCCCTGGCCAGCGGCCTCCATGGCCGCGCCGCCCAGGCGCAGACCCGCTGGCAATTCGCCACGCCCTATCCCGATGGCAATTTCCACACCCGCAATGTCCGGCAATTCGTCGAGGAGGCGCAGCAGGCCTCGGCCGGGCGGCTGCAGATCCAGCTGCACACCAATGCCGCCCTGCTGAAGATGCCGGAGATCCGGCGCGGCGTGCAGACCGGCCAGGTGCAGCTGGGCGAGATCCTGATCTCCGCCTATGGCAATGAGGATCCGTTCTTCGAGCTGGACGGCATCCCGCAGCTGGTCACCAGCTACGCCCAGGCGCGCAAGCTGGCCGAGCTGTCGCGCCCCTATATCGAGGCGCGGCTGAAGCGCACCGGCATCACCCTGCTCTACATGGTGCCCTGGCCGCCCTCGGGCTTCTACACCAACTTCCCGGTCGACACGATCGAGGCGCTGCGTGGCAACAAGATGCGCACCTTCAGCGCCGCCACCAACCGCTTCGCGACGCTGGTCGGCGCCACGCCCACCCTGGTGCAGGCGGCCGAGGTGGCGCAGGCCTTCGCCACCGGCGTGGTCAATTCCATGGTCACCTCGGCGGCGACCGGCGTCGATGTGCAGGCCTGGGACTTCGCCAAGTTCTTCACGCCGATCGGCTTCACCTGGACCAAGAACGCGGTCTTCGTGCAGAGCCGCGCCTTCGAGGCGCTGCCGGCCGAGCTGCGCGAATCCATCCTCGCCGCCGCCCGCACCGCCGAGACGCGCGGCTGGGAGATGTCGGAGGCCGAGCAGGCGGCGCGCGAGAAGATCCTCGCCGATCGCGGCATGACGGTGAACCAGCCCAGCGAGGCCCTGAAGGAGGGCATGGCCAAGGTCTCCGAGACCATGGTGCAGGAATGGCTGGCCAAGGCGGGCGAGGATGGCCGCAAGCTGATCGAGGCCTATCGCGCCGCCTGA
- a CDS encoding serine protease, which translates to MQRSKLARRGFLVMAAGGLLGACGTVREAARQAQGTPAERIALSGFAAVQLQGAARGSAIGFDGTHLLTCAHVLGSAEGLTLRRADGVEVAAQLVGRSPRMDLAVLRAPEGFLDPARPALARLPQSGEAVWAAGAPGLGAAIASGHVEAPDAEMPGFGRGFTARMPALMGYSGGPVVDGQGRLLGLTAALPASGAAGALALLTGADLDGMLRRDRQVFVLSYHRAAAEAGRLLGRTAA; encoded by the coding sequence ATGCAGCGCAGCAAACTGGCGAGGCGGGGTTTTCTGGTCATGGCGGCGGGCGGGCTGCTCGGCGCCTGCGGCACGGTGCGGGAGGCGGCACGGCAGGCCCAGGGCACGCCGGCCGAGCGCATCGCGCTCTCCGGCTTCGCCGCGGTGCAGCTGCAGGGCGCGGCGCGCGGCTCGGCCATCGGCTTCGATGGCACGCATCTGCTGACCTGCGCCCATGTGCTGGGCAGCGCCGAGGGTCTCACCCTGCGCCGCGCCGACGGGGTGGAGGTGGCGGCCCAGCTGGTCGGCCGCAGCCCGCGCATGGACCTCGCCGTGCTGCGCGCGCCGGAAGGCTTCCTCGACCCCGCCCGGCCGGCGCTGGCGCGGCTGCCGCAGAGCGGCGAGGCGGTCTGGGCCGCCGGCGCCCCCGGCCTCGGCGCCGCCATCGCCAGCGGCCATGTCGAGGCCCCGGATGCCGAGATGCCGGGCTTCGGCCGCGGCTTCACCGCCCGCATGCCGGCGCTGATGGGCTATTCCGGCGGGCCGGTGGTGGATGGCCAGGGAAGGCTGCTGGGGCTGACCGCGGCGCTGCCGGCCTCCGGCGCGGCCGGTGCCCTGGCGCTGCTGACCGGCGCCGATCTGGACGGCATGCTGCGGCGCGACCGCCAGGTCTTCGTGCTCTCCTACCACCGCGCGGCGGCGGAGGCGGGGCGGCTGCTCGGTCGCACAGCCGCGTGA
- a CDS encoding CBS domain-containing protein: MTIARILQGKGGQVVSVGPLDDATAIARTLAQHRIGAVLVRDATGSVLGIVSERDIARALAAHHEATARLRAEQLMTRVLHTATPETSVCEALALMTDRRVRHLPVLERDGSLAGMVSIGDLVKQRIAEAEQEAQELREFVTSAG; the protein is encoded by the coding sequence ATGACCATCGCGCGCATCCTGCAGGGCAAGGGCGGACAGGTCGTCTCGGTCGGGCCGCTGGACGACGCCACCGCCATCGCCCGCACCCTGGCGCAGCACCGCATCGGCGCCGTGCTGGTGCGCGACGCCACCGGCAGCGTGCTCGGCATCGTCTCCGAGCGCGACATCGCCCGCGCCCTGGCGGCGCATCACGAGGCCACCGCCCGGCTGCGCGCCGAGCAGCTGATGACCCGCGTGCTGCACACCGCGACGCCCGAGACCTCGGTCTGCGAGGCGCTGGCGCTGATGACCGATCGCCGTGTCCGCCATTTGCCGGTGCTGGAGCGCGATGGCAGCCTGGCCGGCATGGTCTCGATCGGCGATCTGGTGAAGCAGCGCATCGCCGAGGCCGAGCAGGAGGCGCAGGAGCTGCGCGAATTCGTCACCTCGGCCGGCTGA
- a CDS encoding DUF2842 domain-containing protein, with product MSRPLIAWIIGILGLVAYLALVLRVGDWVLAQHWAVQIPYFVLAGTLWAWPVRALMYWGAGRTPPPRRRRR from the coding sequence ATGTCACGTCCGCTCATCGCCTGGATCATCGGCATTCTCGGGCTCGTCGCCTATCTCGCCCTGGTGCTCCGGGTGGGGGATTGGGTGCTGGCCCAGCACTGGGCCGTGCAGATCCCGTACTTCGTGCTGGCCGGCACGCTCTGGGCCTGGCCGGTGCGCGCGCTGATGTACTGGGGCGCCGGGCGCACCCCGCCGCCGCGCCGCCGGCGGCGCTGA
- a CDS encoding TRAP transporter large permease — protein sequence MDPTQLFQAGMLLLALLFLFLGLGVWIGLALAAVGFCGIVVLPWLMPAMASMPVEKVMGTAIWQSMASWTLAALPLFIWMGEILFRTKLSEDMFRGLAPWVQRLPGRLMHVNVIGCAIFAAVSGSSAATAATIGKMSLPALLERGYHRPMAMGSLAGAGTLGLLIPPSIVMIVYGVAAEVSVVRLFIAGVLPGLMLVALFSGYIALWSMLNPGLTPPRDPPMPLREKLRAGAQLFPVMLLIGFVMASIYFGWATATEAAVFGVVGALALSAWGRTLTWSSFVDSLMGATRLACMINLILAGAAFLTQAMAYSGIPAAMAAWVGQQGFSPAMIILVLTLIYLVLGCFIDGISMIVLTASVVLPVVAAAGFDLVWFGIFIVLVVEMAQITPPVGFNLFVIQGLTGENILSVARATLPFFLLMLLAVVIVTAFPAIVTWLPETMLAR from the coding sequence ATGGACCCGACCCAGCTTTTCCAGGCCGGCATGCTGCTGCTGGCCCTGCTGTTCCTGTTCCTCGGCCTCGGCGTCTGGATCGGCCTGGCGCTGGCCGCGGTCGGCTTCTGCGGCATCGTCGTGCTGCCCTGGCTGATGCCGGCCATGGCCTCGATGCCGGTCGAGAAGGTGATGGGCACCGCCATCTGGCAGTCCATGGCCTCCTGGACGCTGGCCGCCCTGCCGCTGTTCATCTGGATGGGCGAGATCCTGTTCCGCACCAAGCTGTCGGAGGACATGTTCCGCGGCCTGGCGCCCTGGGTGCAGCGCCTGCCCGGGCGGCTGATGCATGTGAACGTCATCGGCTGCGCCATCTTCGCCGCCGTCTCCGGCTCCTCCGCCGCGACGGCCGCCACCATCGGCAAGATGTCGCTGCCGGCGCTGCTGGAGCGCGGCTATCACCGGCCGATGGCGATGGGCAGCCTGGCCGGGGCCGGCACGCTCGGCCTGCTGATCCCGCCCTCCATCGTCATGATCGTCTATGGCGTCGCCGCCGAGGTCTCGGTGGTGCGGCTGTTCATCGCCGGCGTGCTGCCGGGGCTGATGCTGGTGGCGCTGTTCAGCGGCTATATCGCCCTCTGGTCGATGCTGAACCCCGGCCTGACCCCGCCACGCGACCCGCCCATGCCGCTGCGCGAGAAGCTGCGCGCCGGCGCCCAGCTCTTCCCGGTCATGCTGCTGATCGGCTTCGTCATGGCCAGCATCTATTTCGGCTGGGCGACGGCGACCGAGGCGGCGGTGTTCGGTGTGGTGGGCGCCCTGGCGCTGTCGGCCTGGGGCCGGACGCTCACCTGGTCCTCCTTCGTCGACAGCCTGATGGGCGCCACGCGCCTGGCCTGCATGATCAACCTGATCCTGGCCGGCGCCGCCTTCCTGACCCAGGCCATGGCCTATTCCGGCATCCCGGCGGCGATGGCCGCCTGGGTCGGCCAGCAGGGCTTCAGCCCGGCCATGATCATCCTGGTGCTGACGCTGATCTATCTGGTGCTGGGCTGCTTCATCGACGGCATCAGCATGATCGTGCTGACCGCCTCGGTGGTGCTGCCGGTGGTGGCGGCGGCCGGCTTCGACCTGGTCTGGTTCGGCATCTTCATCGTGCTGGTGGTCGAGATGGCGCAGATCACGCCCCCGGTCGGCTTCAACCTTTTCGTGATCCAGGGGCTGACCGGGGAGAACATCCTCTCCGTCGCCCGTGCAACACTGCCCTTCTTCCTGTTGATGCTGCTGGCGGTGGTGATCGTCACGGCCTTCCCGGCCATCGTCACCTGGCTGCCGGAAACCATGCTGGCGCGCTGA
- a CDS encoding phosphatidylserine decarboxylase, giving the protein MALMESLRMVLAPPHPAGRPFIIGGAVVAVLGGLITGPWLFWPGLLFTLFCLYFFRDPERVVPDRPVFVAPADGRVVSVAQAVPPAELGLGPQPRWRVAIFLSVLDVHVNRSPAAGTVTRIAYRHGKFVSANLDKASDDNERNALAIRLTDGRDIAVVQIAGLIARRILCDVREGDALRAGERFGIIRFGSRTDLYLPEGVVPLVQEGQLMIGGETVIADLSPAGPAIAEPVAPLPGAPA; this is encoded by the coding sequence ATGGCGCTCATGGAAAGCCTTCGCATGGTCCTGGCCCCGCCGCATCCGGCGGGCCGGCCCTTCATCATCGGCGGTGCCGTCGTGGCGGTGCTCGGCGGGTTGATCACCGGCCCCTGGCTGTTCTGGCCCGGCCTCCTCTTCACCCTGTTCTGCCTCTACTTCTTCCGCGATCCGGAACGGGTGGTGCCGGACCGGCCGGTCTTCGTGGCCCCCGCCGATGGGCGGGTGGTCAGCGTCGCCCAGGCGGTGCCGCCGGCCGAGCTCGGCCTCGGCCCGCAGCCGCGCTGGCGCGTCGCCATCTTCCTGTCGGTGCTGGACGTGCATGTGAACCGCAGCCCGGCCGCCGGCACGGTCACCCGCATCGCCTATCGCCACGGCAAGTTCGTCAGCGCCAACCTCGACAAGGCCAGCGACGACAATGAGCGCAACGCGCTCGCCATCCGCCTGACCGATGGCCGCGACATCGCCGTGGTGCAGATCGCCGGGCTGATCGCCCGCCGCATCCTGTGCGATGTGCGCGAGGGCGACGCGCTGCGCGCCGGCGAGCGCTTCGGCATCATCCGCTTCGGCAGCCGCACCGACCTGTACCTGCCGGAAGGCGTGGTGCCGCTGGTGCAGGAAGGCCAGCTGATGATCGGCGGCGAGACGGTGATCGCCGATCTGTCGCCGGCCGGCCCGGCCATCGCCGAGCCCGTCGCCCCGCTTCCGGGCGCCCCCGCATGA
- a CDS encoding cytochrome b/b6 domain-containing protein gives MPEPAPIRVKVWDGWVRLVHWALIGLIGLSWWSAETGRMDLHMTSGYAILTLLLFRLAWGVLGSDTARFGRFLRSPLAAFGHLRHLFRREPDREIGHNAAGGWMVLALIAALLTQAVSGLFADDQIFTSGPLARSAPPAVSDWATWIHIRAFNLILALAALHVLAVGLYFLAKGQNLVRPMITGWKWLPAGSTAPRLAPFWLGLLLLVLAAIPALLFRTGLIGG, from the coding sequence ATGCCCGAGCCCGCGCCGATTCGCGTCAAGGTCTGGGATGGCTGGGTGCGGCTGGTGCACTGGGCGCTGATCGGGCTGATCGGCCTGTCCTGGTGGAGCGCCGAGACCGGCCGCATGGATCTGCACATGACCAGCGGCTACGCCATCCTGACGCTGCTGCTGTTCCGCCTGGCCTGGGGGGTGCTGGGCTCGGACACGGCGCGGTTCGGGCGCTTCCTGCGCTCGCCGCTGGCCGCCTTCGGCCATCTGCGCCACCTGTTCCGGCGCGAGCCGGACCGCGAGATCGGCCACAACGCCGCCGGCGGCTGGATGGTGCTGGCGCTGATCGCGGCGCTGCTGACCCAGGCGGTCAGCGGCCTCTTCGCCGACGACCAGATCTTCACCAGCGGTCCGCTGGCGCGCAGCGCGCCGCCTGCGGTCAGCGACTGGGCGACCTGGATCCATATCCGCGCCTTCAACCTGATCCTGGCGCTGGCGGCGCTGCATGTGCTGGCGGTCGGGCTCTATTTCCTGGCCAAGGGGCAGAATCTGGTGCGGCCGATGATCACCGGCTGGAAATGGCTGCCCGCCGGCAGCACGGCGCCAAGGCTGGCGCCCTTCTGGCTCGGCCTGCTGCTGCTGGTGCTGGCCGCCATTCCGGCGCTGCTGTTCCGCACCGGCCTGATCGGCGGCTGA
- a CDS encoding flagellar biosynthesis regulator FlaF, producing the protein MSHSSALALIEPAMPATGCVAPESGGARALEAAAFRQVNAALRAAGEDRLAREAAQAQARRLWQAVLVAIAAPESTLPLPLRQGLLSLGAAMLRELGRNRPDLDFILGINEQIAAGLGPQH; encoded by the coding sequence GTGTCCCATTCCTCCGCCCTGGCCCTGATCGAGCCCGCCATGCCCGCCACCGGCTGCGTCGCGCCGGAGAGCGGCGGCGCGCGCGCGCTGGAGGCGGCGGCCTTCCGCCAGGTGAACGCGGCGCTGCGCGCGGCGGGGGAGGACCGGCTGGCGCGGGAGGCGGCGCAGGCTCAGGCGCGCCGGCTGTGGCAGGCGGTGCTGGTCGCCATCGCCGCGCCGGAGAGCACCCTGCCGCTGCCGCTGCGCCAGGGCCTGCTGAGCCTCGGCGCCGCCATGCTGCGCGAGCTGGGGCGCAACCGGCCGGATCTCGACTTCATCCTGGGCATCAACGAGCAGATCGCCGCCGGCCTCGGCCCGCAGCACTGA
- a CDS encoding VOC family protein encodes MPAPLPGLGQQITFLYASAPEASWHFYETVLELPLVQDQGSCRIYDVAGGRAFLGVCRARAERATDNPRAEGGVVVTFVTEQVAACHAALRARGVAVGEAPAWSEAYGVEHFFFRDPAGYLLEVQRFGRGDWPAPPG; translated from the coding sequence ATGCCCGCACCCCTCCCCGGCCTCGGCCAGCAGATCACCTTCCTCTACGCCAGCGCGCCGGAGGCGAGTTGGCACTTCTACGAGACCGTGCTGGAGCTGCCCCTGGTGCAGGACCAGGGCAGCTGCCGCATCTATGACGTGGCCGGCGGCCGCGCCTTCCTGGGCGTCTGCCGCGCCCGCGCCGAACGCGCCACCGACAATCCGCGCGCCGAGGGCGGGGTGGTGGTCACCTTCGTCACCGAACAGGTCGCCGCCTGCCATGCCGCGCTGCGGGCGCGCGGCGTCGCGGTGGGCGAGGCGCCCGCCTGGTCGGAGGCCTATGGGGTGGAGCATTTCTTCTTCCGCGACCCGGCCGGCTACCTGCTGGAGGTGCAGCGCTTCGGCCGCGGCGACTGGCCCGCCCCGCCCGGCTGA
- a CDS encoding TRAP transporter small permease, producing MRKLRAALDALYLLGGVGGALALALIALVIAAQVGGRFLGRAVEGADDLTAFAVAASALLPLAYAFRHGAHIRVDLILGRLSGRPRLVMEAMALVLSAIIAGCFAWSLLDLAADSFAFDDVAQGSIAWKLWPPQAMAGFGAALFTLALLDDLAVHLSGGTPSYRRHEAKSAMERAAEEL from the coding sequence ATGCGCAAGCTGCGGGCTGCGCTCGATGCTCTGTATCTGCTGGGTGGGGTGGGGGGCGCGCTGGCGCTCGCCCTGATCGCCCTGGTCATCGCCGCCCAGGTGGGTGGCCGCTTCCTCGGCCGCGCGGTGGAGGGGGCGGATGACCTGACCGCCTTCGCCGTCGCCGCCTCCGCCCTGCTGCCGCTGGCCTATGCCTTCCGGCATGGCGCGCATATCCGCGTCGACCTGATCCTCGGCCGCCTCTCCGGCCGGCCGCGCCTGGTGATGGAGGCGATGGCCCTGGTGCTCTCGGCCATCATCGCCGGCTGCTTCGCCTGGTCGCTGCTCGACCTCGCCGCGGATTCCTTCGCCTTCGACGATGTGGCGCAGGGCAGCATCGCCTGGAAGCTGTGGCCGCCCCAGGCCATGGCCGGCTTCGGCGCCGCGCTCTTCACCCTGGCGCTGCTCGACGACCTGGCGGTGCATCTCTCGGGCGGCACCCCCTCCTATCGCCGGCACGAGGCGAAATCGGCCATGGAACGCGCGGCGGAGGAGCTGTGA
- a CDS encoding phosphatidylcholine/phosphatidylserine synthase translates to MTPRPPRPRRFRFAPRQRPRFQGQSFNRLIPNILTLLGLCSGLMAMRFALEGRWEPAAGLIILAGAIDGLDGRLARLLKATSRFGAEFDSLADFLSFGVAPAMILYLWTMHDYRGLGFVPCVMFAVCMSLRLARFNAALEAGPVPLTGPPPKPAYAQSFFTGVPAPAGALLGMFPVFASLAFAGWGWDTLAAAVRHPLFVGCVLIVTALMLVSTLPTWSFKNFKVPRQAILPLLLSIGAYAALLVSEPWAALAAAGLIYVGMLPFSVRSYLRLKREAEELIQPVTAAAEGPSDGPGPTTG, encoded by the coding sequence ATGACGCCCCGCCCGCCGCGCCCCCGGCGCTTCCGCTTCGCCCCGCGCCAGCGCCCGCGATTCCAGGGCCAGTCCTTCAACCGGCTGATCCCGAACATCCTGACGCTGCTCGGCCTCTGCTCGGGGCTGATGGCGATGCGGTTCGCGCTGGAGGGGCGGTGGGAACCCGCCGCCGGGCTGATCATCCTGGCCGGCGCCATCGACGGGCTGGATGGCAGGCTGGCCCGGCTGCTGAAGGCGACCAGCCGCTTCGGCGCCGAATTCGACAGCCTGGCCGATTTCCTCTCCTTCGGCGTCGCCCCGGCGATGATCCTCTATCTGTGGACCATGCATGATTATCGCGGCCTGGGCTTCGTGCCCTGCGTGATGTTCGCGGTCTGCATGTCGCTGCGGCTCGCCCGCTTCAACGCGGCGCTGGAGGCCGGGCCGGTGCCGCTGACCGGCCCGCCGCCCAAGCCCGCCTATGCGCAGAGCTTCTTCACCGGCGTGCCGGCCCCGGCGGGCGCGCTGCTCGGCATGTTCCCGGTCTTCGCCTCGCTGGCCTTCGCCGGCTGGGGCTGGGACACGCTGGCCGCCGCGGTGCGCCACCCGCTCTTCGTCGGCTGCGTGCTGATCGTGACGGCGCTGATGCTGGTCTCCACCCTGCCGACCTGGTCCTTCAAGAACTTCAAGGTGCCGCGCCAGGCGATCCTGCCGCTGCTGCTCTCGATCGGCGCCTATGCCGCGCTGCTGGTCAGCGAGCCCTGGGCGGCGCTGGCGGCGGCGGGGCTGATCTATGTCGGCATGCTGCCCTTCTCCGTCCGCTCCTATCTGCGGCTGAAGCGCGAGGCGGAGGAGCTGATCCAGCCGGTGACCGCCGCCGCCGAGGGGCCCTCCGACGGCCCCGGCCCGACCACCGGCTGA